In Spiroplasma chinense, the DNA window TATGGAAGGTCCATTTATTTCACCAGCAAAAAAAGGTGCTCATGAACTTTCTTTATTAGAAGATCCAAATATTGAAGTTATGAAAGAATTTATCGAATTATCTGATGATAATGTGAGAATCATTACTTATGCACCAGATATGCAAGATGGTTCATTTACTAAATTCTTATTAGATAACAACATTTTACCTTCAGCAGGACATACAAATACAAGTGTTCAAGACTTTTTGAAGGATTACAAGATTGGAGTAAGACATTTAACTCATTTATTTAATGGAATGAGTGGTGTAAGTCAACAAGAACCTGGTCTTGCAACTGCTGGACTTTACTTTGATGACATATTATGTGAAGTTATAAGTGATTCAATTCATATTCAACCAGATACTTTAAGATTAATTTATAAAATAAAAGGACCTCAAGGAATTGTAATTATCACTGATGCTATGAATGCAAAAGGTGAACCTGATGGAAATTATAAACTTGGAAACTTAGATGTTATAAAAGAAGGTATGAAAGTTAGTTTAAAAGAAGGGGGAGCATTAGCTGGAGCTGGTGCAACTTACGATCATAACGTTAGAGTTATGCTAAAAGAAATACCAAACTTAAAAATGAATGAATTGATTTATATGACATCAATTAATATCGCAAAACAATTAAATATTTTTGATTCAACAGGAGAAATTAGTGTTGGAAAAAAAGCAGATTTAACTGTTTTAGATGATAAATATGAAGTAAATAAAACTTTTATCAATGGAAAGGTAGCTTATGAAAAATCAAATTAACCCAAAATCTTATATATTATCAAAATATTTATTAACATTTGCAATGATGTTTTTCTACTTAGTATCATTTTGAGCAATTCTTAAGGGAATTGGTCAAAATAAAAATGATCTACATTATATTCAAGAAAACTATTATTTGTTAACAGGACTTAGTTTATTTATAGGTATTATATTTATAAGTGTATATACACTTATAAGATACAATCTACATAAAAAGTCAGGTTATAAATTTAATAAAAAAGAAATAAATAAAATCTTTATTTCAATTGGATTAATGTGTCTAATGGTAGTTATTTCAATATTGGTAATTACATTTCCAAGTTATACATCAAAAACTGTATTGATGAGTTTAGCAATTGTAACAACAATTATTAAAATTATTATTGGATTTGTTGTTTCAATTTTTGAAACAATGGTTAGAACTCAAGAACAAGCAATTGTTAATAAAACTTGATTTAACAATGATGACTTGAAATCAAGAAATCAACCAAAAGATTCTGGTGAAAATACAAGTGAACTATTTAAAAATAGTAGTAATCCATTTATGGAGGATTAAAGATGATAAAAATTGGAACGATAGGAACAAGTAAAATCACAGAAGATTTTATTAATTCTGCTTCTAAAAACCCAAATTTAAAAGTTGTTTGTTGTTATTCGAGAGATAAACAAAAAGCAAGAGAATTAATTAACAAAAACAAACTTTATGCAATTGCAGTTGATAGTTTTGAAAAATTAGTTGATGAAATTGATGCAGTTTATATTGCAAGTCCCAATGGATTGCATTATGAACAAGCAAAATATTTCTTACAACAACAAAAACATGTGTTGTTAGAAAAACCATTAACTTTAGAATATCAACAAGCTTGTGAGTTATTCGAAATAGCTGCAATCAATAATGTAATTCTTATGGAAGCTTACAAAACTGCACATTTACCTCAATTTTCTAATTTATTTAAAGCTGTCAATCTATTAAATCCATTTATGGCAAGCTTTAATATGAATCAATATTCTTCTAGAATGGTAAACATCAAACAAGGAATATATGATTCTGTATTTGATGGAAAATTAGGTAAAGGTTCTACTTATGATATGTTGATCTATCCAGTAGAACTTGCAATTGCATTATTTGGACCAATAAAAGAGGTAAAATCTATGGGTATGAAACTTCCTAATGGAAGTGGATTGAATGATATAGTTTTACTAAAACATGAAAACGAAATTTTAGTAAATATAACTTGTAGTAAAACTAGTGTGGGAAGAATAAAAAGTGAAATTTTAGCAGACCACGCAACAATTGTTTTTGATAACTGTATTAATTTAAAAGAAATTAAAGTAATCAAGAATAAAGAGGATGAAGAATCAATATCATATATTCAAAATGAAGAACAAGACTTATTTGAATATGAAATATCAGTATTTGTAAAAATGATTTTAACAAACGATTATAAATTAAGAGATTATCTTTTAGATATTAGTTGTGAAGCAGTTAAGGTTTTAAATTTGGTTGAAAAAAACCAAAAAGAAATAGGAGAAATTTAAAATGGAATTAAATAAATATATAGATCACACTTTATTGAAAGCATCAGCTACAAAAAGTGAAATTAAAACTTTATGTGAAGAAGCAAAACAATATGATTTTGCAACAGTTTGTGTTAACCCAACTCAAATTGAATATGCAAGCGAATTGCTAAAAGGAACTAATGTAGGAATTACTACAGTTATTGGTTTCCCACTTGGAGCATCAACAAGTGAAGTTAAAGCTTTTGAAACAGCAGATGCTATTCAAAAAGGTGCAACAGAAATTGATATGGTTGTAAATATTGGAGCAATTAAAGATGGTAACTGAGATTTAGTTTTATCAGATATGAAAGCTGTAAAAGCATCAGCTCCAAATAATGTAGTTAAATGTATTATGGAAAACTGTTTACTAACAAAAGAAGAAATTGTTAAGGCTTGTGAAATGGCAGTAGAGGCAAAATTAGAATTTGTAAAAACATCAACAGGATTTTCAACTGGGGGAGCTACATTTGACGATGTTAAATTAATGAGTGAAACAGTTAAAAGAAATGCTGAAGTTAAAGCAGCTGGTGGAGTTAGAACTTTTGAAGATGCTATGAAAATGATTGAAAATGGAGCTACTAGATTAGGAACTAGTGGTGGAGTTTCAATAGTAAATGGAAAAGATAATAACACTGCATATTAATTTTTTAAAACAATAATGAATATATTATTGTTTTTTTTATTTATAATATATATAGAAAAAGAGAGAAAAGTATGTTGAAAGAGCAAAGTTTATTTATCATAGATTCTATAGACAAAGAATGTTCTTCTGAATTGGCAAAAAAATTTAGTGAGGTTGGAATTTATCCAAGTCAACTGTTATATTTGGTAGCTATTTCAAAAAAACAAGCAAGAATTATTGTGAATAACGTTGAGTATGTATTAAGAAAGGATGATTTTGATCATTTAAGGTTAATTGATTGTGAAATTGAAGAATAAAAAAACAAACTATTTACTTGTAGGAAATCCAAATGTTGGTAAAACAACATTTTTTAATCATCTAACAACTTCTGTTGCGAGTGTTGGTAACTTTGATAGAACAACAGTTAATTCAAAGGTTGGTAGTTTAAAGAAAGATAAAAATACAAAAATAAATGATTTACCAGGAATATATAATTTAAATTCCTTAGGAGATGATGATAAAGTTGTTTTGAAAACTTTATTTAATTTTGACTACAATGGAATAATAAATGTAACTAATGCAAATACTTTTTTAAGAGATATGTATTTAACATTACAACTTTTAGAATCACAACAACCTGTTGTGATTGCTTTAAACATGATTGATGAATTAAAGAATAAAGAAATTGATGTAAACAAATTAAAAGTTAAATTAAATTCACCAGTTGTTTTAACAAATGCTAAAAAAGATTTAGGATTAAATGAAGTTAAAACACAACTTAATTGTCCTTTGAATTCTTTTAAATTAAAGTATAGTGATGAAGTTGAAGAAAAAATAAATAAAATTTCTTCATTGATTGAGAATAATAAATTACCTAAAAGATTTTATGCCATTCAAGCATTAGAAAAAAATGAATTTGCATTAAATTATATTAATGAAACTCAAGAAAATAATGAAGAAATTTTAAAAATAATAAATAGTGATGAGGGAAGTGAAAAACAAATTTATGAATCTAAATTTAATTTTATTAAGGAATTATATTTAGAAGTTTTTCAAGAAAAATTAGGAGAAATTATAAGTAGAAAAAATAATTTTGAAAAACTTGATAAAGTTTTACTTAGAAAAATAACAGCATTACCAATATTCTTTTTGGTTCTAGCTTTAATTTATTACATTACTTTTGGTCCTTACACTGGAGGTAAGTTGAATGAACTCATTGATGAAGGATTAAATGATAAATTATTAAATATAATTTATGAAGCTTTAGAAAAAACCAAGAGTCCAGAATTTTTAAATGGTTTTATTTGTAATGCTGTACTTGGTGGAATTTTTGCTGTCATGCCTTTTTTACCTTTTATTTTAATTCTTTTTATATTCATAGGTCTACTTCAACAAAGCGGTTACCTTTCAAGGGTAAGTGCGGTCACTGACGAAATATTATCTCCATTTGGATTAACAGGTAGAAGTGTTATTGGTTTAATTTCTGGAATGGGATGTAATGTTCCAACAATTATGATGGCAAGAGCAAGTCAATCAAAAAAAGAAAAAGTAATTTCAATTTTAATTGCTCCTTTTATTTCTTGTTCAGCAAGAACTGTTGTGTATTCATTTGTTGCAAGTTTGATCTTTGTAAACAATGTTTGACTTGTAATTTTATTGTTACAAATATTTTCTGGATTTACCGCTTTAATAATTGGTTTATTATTTTCGCAAACAATGTTTAGAAAAAGAAAAAATGTTTTCTTTATAGAATTACCAAAATGAAGAAGTCCTGATTTTAAAACTATTGGTAAAATGATTTGATTTGAAGTTAAAAACTTTTTAATTAGAGTAGGGAAATTTGTTTTTGTAGGTAGTGTAATTGTTTGAACTATTTCTCATATTGGACCAAAAGGTTTTTTAAATGATGAACAAATTGAAAAATCTTTTATGGGTTACATAGGTAAAGGTTTTGGTTATTTATTATGACCGATAGGATTATCAGATTGAAGAGTAGCTGCAAGTTTACTTTTAGCATTTCCCGCAAAAGAAATTGCAGTTACAAACATGTTAATTGTTTTTAATGGAATCGAAAACATTCATGCTTATTTCAATTTAGCAATAGCTTTATCATACTTAGTTTTCTTTGCATTATACATTCCATGTCTTTCTACAATGGCAGTTATTAAAAGTGAATCTAATTATAAAAATTTATTTATAAGTATTGGTATTTCTTTATTAACAGCATACATATTCTCATTATTTGTTTATTGAGTGGCATTTTCACTTACTTAATTTAAGAGTGTAACAATAATTGATACCAAAAAATCCTAGTTTTTTTGGTATAATATATATAGTGAATTTTTGGAGGAATAATTATGGCTAAAAAATACGGTTTTGAAATTGGAGATTATGGACTACCTGCTTCAATAAGAAAAAGAGTAGATGACTTAGTAGAATTAAACTTAAATCCTTCAACAATCAATTTGCTTACAAGCGAATTTTCAAAAATGGATGATGAAACAAAAGAAAATATCGGACGTTACATTGCAAATTTACTTGAAATTGAAAATATAATGTTAGCAAGACACTTTGAAAAAATTGCATCAGAAAATGCATTCGGTAATTCAAAGCAAGAATTAATTCTTAAACAAAGACAATCAAATTTATTAAGAATTCAACAAATTTTTGCATCTAAAGATGAAGAGATGAATAGAAAATCAAGATACAGTGTTAAAAGTTTTATGGATGACACTATTTCAAATACAGGTACAATTGATTTTAGAAAAGTTATGGTTACAAATAATTCTGATCAAAAGTCAGAAGAAGAACTTTCAAAAATTAAATTACAAGAATTAGCAAATAAAAAACGTTTAATTGAAATAGCTATTTTAGAAGAAGAACAAAAAATTAAATTAGCCAAAAAACATTATTATGAAGCTAAACAAATGAATGATCATCAAACTCAAGTTGTTAAGTTAGAAACTATTAAACATGCCAATGAAAAACTTACAACAATAGATAAAGCAATTAAAAAATACAAAACTATCGAAGCACTTCCTTTAGAAATTTTAATGGATGAAGATATGACAATCGATGTTGAAAGAGACGAGAAAAATCTTAGAAATTTTTTAAAAAATAATGCAGCTGAAGGTATGGAAAAACTTCAAAGAGAAATTAACGCTATTGGTTCTGAACAAGCAGGTTTAACAACTGCTGAAATTTATGAAGACTTTTTTGATACAGAAGGTTATGAAGATATTTCAATACTTAAATCTAGTGAAGAGCTTGAAGGTGATGATGATGAATTAGATCCTTTTGAAATGTTAATGAAACAAGAACAAGCATTAATTGATGAAGAAAAAAGAAAACAAGAACAATTACTTGAAGAAGAACGCAGAAAAGAAGAAGAAAAACAAAAAGCTAAAGAAGAGTATGATGCAAAAGTTCAATTAGCAAAAGAACTTGCAAGACAAAAAGAAGAAGCAAGAGAATTAAAAGAACGTGAAAAAGAACGTTTAAGATTTGAAAGAGATCAAAAAATTGCTGAAGAAAAAGCTGCTGAAAAAGTTCAAAATGAAAAAATAATCAAAAAAATCAAAAAAAACTCTAAAGCAAAAGATAAAAAAATCGAAAAACTTAGAGAAGAAAAAGAACAAGCAGAAGCAGAATTAAATGAATTAAAACTAAAAGCCAAAACAGAAGAGCTAAGAAGAATTGAAATTTCAAAAAGAAAAGCTGAAGAAAACACCGAAAATATAATAAGAAAAGAAAAACAAAAAGTTGAAGCTTCTTATAATATTTTAGAACGTAAATGAAATGCTTTTAGAATTGAAACAACTTTGTTCACTAAAGACAGGGCTATTAAAGCGATCAGATCAATTAAAGAAAAAGCAGCTCTTGTAGAACAAGCAAAACAACAAGAAATCGAAGACTTAATAAGTACTCCCGAAATTGAAACTACACCTGAAATAGAAGAAACAATTAATTTTGGTAATTTAAATGAAAATAGAGTTTCTGAAGAAAAGGTTATAGAAGTTTTAGTAGAGGAAGAACAAGCAATTGAAGAGATTATTGAAGAACCAATAATTGAAGAATCAGTTATAGAAGAACCTATAATTGAACCTGAGGTTGAAGAGATTGTAGAAGAACCAGTTGTTGAAGAACCAATAATTGAAGAACCAGTTGTTGAAGAACCAATAATTGAAGAATCAGTTATAGAAGAACCAATAATTGAAGAATCAGTTATAGAAGAACCTATAATTGAACCTGAGGTTGAAGAGATTGTAGAAGAACCAATAATTGAAGAAACTATAATTGAAGAACCAGTTGTTGAAGAATCTATAATTGAAGAAGTTATAATTGAAGAACCAATAATTGAAGAAACTATAATTGAAGAACCATTTGTAGAAGAATCTATAATTGAAGAACCAGTTGTAGAAGAACCAATAATTAAACCTGAGGTTGGAGAGAATGTAGAAGAACCAATAATTGAAGAAACTATAATTGAAGAACCAGTTGTAGAAGAATCTATAATTGAAGAATCAGTTATAGAAGAACTTATAATTGAACCTGAGGTTGAAGAACAAAAAAATAACAACAACTCATTAACTAATAAATTCTTAGATAAAAAAGAACAAAGAGTTCAAAAAGAATTGACATTAACTGATGAAAATGTTAAAAATAATTCAGATGATGATAAAAAACGTGTTGATTTCTTAGAAAGAAAGAAAAAGCTAAACATAATATCAAAAGCTGAATTAGAAGAATTAAACGAAAAAAGCGCAAAAATTAAAAGTAAATCATCTAATAAAAAAGTTAATCTAAAAAAATTTACACTAGTTAGAAAAAGATAAAAAAACTAGCAAAAGAAAGAATTAGAATTATGAAAAATGAGATGATTAGATCAAAGGATTTTGAACTATCTTGATATACTAAGAAAAGTTCAAAATCCTTTTTAAATAAACTTGGTACAAGTTTTGGTTTTGTAATAATATTAATGCCAATTTTTGGTGTTCTTTTATCAATAGGAAATATAATTGATAACTATAGTGATAATAAAGTTGCTGTTAGTTTATTCAAAAATATAGCAGGGGTATTGTTTTCAAATATTGGTATTTGATTCGCTCTTTCGATATGTATTGGATTTACAAAAAATAAAGGTGCTGCTGTATATGCTGCTTTGATATTTTATTTAGTATTTAATGTTTCGTTAGCAGCATTTATTAAGGTTAATGCAGATGATAGCAGTAGATTTTCAATATTATTTTGACATGATCTTAGAGTTGCAGTCTATACTACAAACCAATTTGGTGTATTAACTTTTAATACTGGAGTTATTGGTGGGATATTTTGCGGTTCAATAACTGCAATTCTATATAATAAATTTAAAGATGTAAAACTTGTTAAAGGTCTTGAATTCTTTGCAAAAGAAAAATTTGTTCTTATAATAGTGCCAATTTTTGCATTAATAAGTGCATTTCTATTCATGATAATTTGACCAATGATAGGTTATGCTTTAACTTCAGTTGGAACAGGTGTTGCAAAGACACCAATTGGTGTGGATTCATTCATTTTTAGAACTTTCCAAAGAATGCTTATTCCTTTTGGGTCAAGTCTTCTTTGACAAGCACCAATGTGGTATACAAGTGTTGGTGGAGATTTAGTTCCATATAAAGCACAATTATTAGCACAATACCTAGAAAGAACAACAGAAATTCCAAGTGATTTACTAACTCAAATTGCTTTAATTGATGCAAGTAAAGTTGATTTATTGGCAAGTGCAAATAAAATCATTGGTAATGATAATTTTTCATTAACTATAAGTGAGTGAATTGAAAATACTGGTGAAATTTTTGATAAAAAAGGTGATCAAATTATTTCAGCTGCAGTTTTAAATAGTAATTATATTACTGTAGCTGATTGTTGAAATGTAGGTCTTAGAATAACCAGATTTTTAACAGCAGGTTTTGTAAATTCAATGTTTATGTTACCAACAATTGGAGTGGTAATTTACTTTAGAATTGAAAAAAGCAAAAGAAAAGATTATTTTGGTAAATTTTTAGTAGCAATTCTCACTTCATTCTTACTAGGTATAACAGAACCTGTTGAGTTTATGTTTTGTTATTTAAGTCCCTTGTTCTTCTTTGTGGTTTACGCACCCCTAGTAGGGCTTGCAGGGCTATGTACAAGCCTTTTACAAATAAAAATAGGTTCAACTTTTTCCACAGGGTTATTTGACTTTGTTTTTAATGGAATAATACCAACAGTTAATAATCAAGATACAAGAATTTGATTATTTCCAATATTATCTATTGTTTTTATTGGAATTGGCTTTGTTGCATCTTATTATTTCTTTAAATTAACAAACTTTGATCCACTTGGAAGTACAAAAAACCCAAGAAAAGATGCAAGACTTAAAATAATTCAAATGAAAGACTTAATTGGTGGTTGAAAAAATATAGACCAAGTTTCATTTGAAGATAATTTATTAAAAGTAAAGTTAAAAAAACAAATCATGTTAGAAAATTATCAACCTTGATTTACTTCTTATAATTCGAATGACAAAATTCTAGAGTTTACTTTAACTAAGGAAAGTTTACAATTAGCAAAACTCTTTTCTGAAGCTTTTGATGCAAAGATTAGGTTAGAAGTATTTAAAAAACAAGATAAAATTGAGTATAAAAACCTATTAAAAACTTATTTATTAGAAAAAAAACAAAATCACTAGCGATTTTGTTTTTTTAAATTTCATTATGAATTGCTTTTAAAATTTCTTTAGCAATTTGATTTTTTAATGAAGCATTAACATCAATAACTTTATTATCTTTTGAAGTTAATATTTTTATTTCGTTATTATCTGATCCAAGTGCAGAAGTAAGGTTAAGCACTAACATATCCATGTTTTTTTCTTTCATTTTTAAAAATGCTTTATCTAGATTGAAATCATTTGCTAAACTAAAACCTACCAAGTATTGATTTGTTTTAATTTTTCCAAGTTCGTATAAAACATCAATTGCTCCAGTTAATTCAATTGAAAGATTGTCTTTGTCCATACTTCTTTTTTCTATTTTTTTATCAACTTGATTTTTAACTTCAAAATCATATAAAGCAGCTGAGCAAATTACAATATCACTTTGATTAAAGTATTTTTTCATTTCTTCTAACATTTTAGGGTTAGTATCTGCATAGTGGTTAAATTCATTTTCAACATTAATGAAATCTGTATCTCCAAATACAGTTTGAATCTCTTGAAAATGATTTTTAGAGACATCTCTAAGTGACATTCCCATTTTTCCAGAAGAAGCGTTTGTTATATATCTAACTTTATCGATGTAACTTCTAGTTCTTCCAAAATTTAATAATAATTTTTTATTATTAAATTTTTCAAATCCCATTAAATAATTTTCAACATAATCTACAACTTCTTCTGGTTCTAAAGCTCTTCCGATTCCAACATGTCCACTTGCCATTTTACCAACCTTTGGTTCAATTCATTCAACTTTTGAAAGTCCAAGTAACTTATCTTTATTTTGTTTTAAAATTGGATTTGCATACATGTTAAAGTTCATACTTGGAAAAAGCAAGAAAGGAGAAGGAGATGATGCAAAAATTAATGATTCAATATCATTTGCAAGACCGTTTGCAATTTTACCAATGTAATTATAAGTTGCAGGATAAACTATTGATAAATCAGATTCCAAAGCTATTTTAATGTGATCGCCAGTTGTGTGTCTATCATAAAATTCTTGTTCAAAAATAGTGTCAAATCTATCAATTCCATCAAATTTAACAAATTTTTGAGAATTTTCTGAAAGCACTAAATTAACATTATATTTTTTTACTAATAAATCATATAGATCTTTTGATTTAGAGGCAGCTATTCCACCAGTTACTATTAAATTAATTGTTTTCATAAATACCTCCATTAACAATATGATTTTATAGTTTTTTTGCTAAATAACAATAAGAATTTTTATCAAAATAATTAACTAAAATAGAAAATGCCCATTTTAAGTTGTATAATTATATTGTTATAAACACGTTTATAACAATATAAAGAATAAGTCGGGTGAATTAAAGAAAAGGATGGAGTGTCCGAAAACCTTTAAAATAGCAATTTGAAGAAATTCTTGCTATTTACAGTAAAAAAGAAATTAATATTATGTAAGTTTTACTAAAATTAATTTCTCCATGTAAATACATCACATTAACTTCATGAATATAGAAAAATTAGCTTTACAAATAGTATAAATATGTATAATTTGTGTAAAAATGTAAAATAATTTTTAAAAATTAAAAAACTTTTTATATTTTTATGTATAATTATTTTGTATTAGGA includes these proteins:
- a CDS encoding Gfo/Idh/MocA family protein is translated as MIKIGTIGTSKITEDFINSASKNPNLKVVCCYSRDKQKARELINKNKLYAIAVDSFEKLVDEIDAVYIASPNGLHYEQAKYFLQQQKHVLLEKPLTLEYQQACELFEIAAINNVILMEAYKTAHLPQFSNLFKAVNLLNPFMASFNMNQYSSRMVNIKQGIYDSVFDGKLGKGSTYDMLIYPVELAIALFGPIKEVKSMGMKLPNGSGLNDIVLLKHENEILVNITCSKTSVGRIKSEILADHATIVFDNCINLKEIKVIKNKEDEESISYIQNEEQDLFEYEISVFVKMILTNDYKLRDYLLDISCEAVKVLNLVEKNQKEIGEI
- the coaBC gene encoding bifunctional phosphopantothenoylcysteine decarboxylase/phosphopantothenate--cysteine ligase CoaBC, which translates into the protein MKTINLIVTGGIAASKSKDLYDLLVKKYNVNLVLSENSQKFVKFDGIDRFDTIFEQEFYDRHTTGDHIKIALESDLSIVYPATYNYIGKIANGLANDIESLIFASSPSPFLLFPSMNFNMYANPILKQNKDKLLGLSKVEWIEPKVGKMASGHVGIGRALEPEEVVDYVENYLMGFEKFNNKKLLLNFGRTRSYIDKVRYITNASSGKMGMSLRDVSKNHFQEIQTVFGDTDFINVENEFNHYADTNPKMLEEMKKYFNQSDIVICSAALYDFEVKNQVDKKIEKRSMDKDNLSIELTGAIDVLYELGKIKTNQYLVGFSLANDFNLDKAFLKMKEKNMDMLVLNLTSALGSDNNEIKILTSKDNKVIDVNASLKNQIAKEILKAIHNEI
- the deoC gene encoding deoxyribose-phosphate aldolase, with amino-acid sequence MELNKYIDHTLLKASATKSEIKTLCEEAKQYDFATVCVNPTQIEYASELLKGTNVGITTVIGFPLGASTSEVKAFETADAIQKGATEIDMVVNIGAIKDGNWDLVLSDMKAVKASAPNNVVKCIMENCLLTKEEIVKACEMAVEAKLEFVKTSTGFSTGGATFDDVKLMSETVKRNAEVKAAGGVRTFEDAMKMIENGATRLGTSGGVSIVNGKDNNTAY
- a CDS encoding PTS transporter subunit EIIC, producing the protein MKNEMIRSKDFELSWYTKKSSKSFLNKLGTSFGFVIILMPIFGVLLSIGNIIDNYSDNKVAVSLFKNIAGVLFSNIGIWFALSICIGFTKNKGAAVYAALIFYLVFNVSLAAFIKVNADDSSRFSILFWHDLRVAVYTTNQFGVLTFNTGVIGGIFCGSITAILYNKFKDVKLVKGLEFFAKEKFVLIIVPIFALISAFLFMIIWPMIGYALTSVGTGVAKTPIGVDSFIFRTFQRMLIPFGSSLLWQAPMWYTSVGGDLVPYKAQLLAQYLERTTEIPSDLLTQIALIDASKVDLLASANKIIGNDNFSLTISEWIENTGEIFDKKGDQIISAAVLNSNYITVADCWNVGLRITRFLTAGFVNSMFMLPTIGVVIYFRIEKSKRKDYFGKFLVAILTSFLLGITEPVEFMFCYLSPLFFFVVYAPLVGLAGLCTSLLQIKIGSTFSTGLFDFVFNGIIPTVNNQDTRIWLFPILSIVFIGIGFVASYYFFKLTNFDPLGSTKNPRKDARLKIIQMKDLIGGWKNIDQVSFEDNLLKVKLKKQIMLENYQPWFTSYNSNDKILEFTLTKESLQLAKLFSEAFDAKIRLEVFKKQDKIEYKNLLKTYLLEKKQNH
- the feoB gene encoding ferrous iron transport protein B; translation: MKLKNKKTNYLLVGNPNVGKTTFFNHLTTSVASVGNFDRTTVNSKVGSLKKDKNTKINDLPGIYNLNSLGDDDKVVLKTLFNFDYNGIINVTNANTFLRDMYLTLQLLESQQPVVIALNMIDELKNKEIDVNKLKVKLNSPVVLTNAKKDLGLNEVKTQLNCPLNSFKLKYSDEVEEKINKISSLIENNKLPKRFYAIQALEKNEFALNYINETQENNEEILKIINSDEGSEKQIYESKFNFIKELYLEVFQEKLGEIISRKNNFEKLDKVLLRKITALPIFFLVLALIYYITFGPYTGGKLNELIDEGLNDKLLNIIYEALEKTKSPEFLNGFICNAVLGGIFAVMPFLPFILILFIFIGLLQQSGYLSRVSAVTDEILSPFGLTGRSVIGLISGMGCNVPTIMMARASQSKKEKVISILIAPFISCSARTVVYSFVASLIFVNNVWLVILLLQIFSGFTALIIGLLFSQTMFRKRKNVFFIELPKWRSPDFKTIGKMIWFEVKNFLIRVGKFVFVGSVIVWTISHIGPKGFLNDEQIEKSFMGYIGKGFGYLLWPIGLSDWRVAASLLLAFPAKEIAVTNMLIVFNGIENIHAYFNLAIALSYLVFFALYIPCLSTMAVIKSESNYKNLFISIGISLLTAYIFSLFVYWVAFSLT
- the nagA gene encoding N-acetylglucosamine-6-phosphate deacetylase codes for the protein MILRNAKIVLKDKIIENGWLEIENETIKSINEGDTQQEGIDLKGQWLLPGFIECHVHGGYGVDFETGTVEAYQKFGKMIPKEGITSYIQASVTNSKENNLKYLSAFKEFMKNQDENSAKCLGLHMEGPFISPAKKGAHELSLLEDPNIEVMKEFIELSDDNVRIITYAPDMQDGSFTKFLLDNNILPSAGHTNTSVQDFLKDYKIGVRHLTHLFNGMSGVSQQEPGLATAGLYFDDILCEVISDSIHIQPDTLRLIYKIKGPQGIVIITDAMNAKGEPDGNYKLGNLDVIKEGMKVSLKEGGALAGAGATYDHNVRVMLKEIPNLKMNELIYMTSINIAKQLNIFDSTGEISVGKKADLTVLDDKYEVNKTFINGKVAYEKSN